A window of bacterium contains these coding sequences:
- a CDS encoding ribbon-helix-helix domain-containing protein yields the protein MSESKTQITTYILVSQKEKLKNLSSKTRVPVSEYLREGIDLVLDKYREEINIQKFLPLK from the coding sequence TTGTCCGAGAGTAAGACCCAAATCACCACCTACATCCTGGTCAGCCAGAAAGAGAAGCTGAAGAACCTTTCGAGCAAGACCCGCGTGCCGGTGAGCGAATACCTGCGCGAGGGGATCGACCTGGTGCTGGACAAATACCGCGAAGAGATCAACATCCAGAAATTCCTGCCTCTCAAGTAG